GGCATTTTATGCGAGAAAATTTTGCGCACGAAGATTTGCTAAATGGCAGGTTTGGAGAGGCAAATTATATTAATGCGGGTTTTAGAAAAGAATTTGAAAATTTTGATTTATTTGCAAGTGTGGGTTATGATTATAAAGAACGCTATCTTAAGACTTGGCAGGTTGGAATTGATACACAAATTCGATGCTTTTCATTTGGGATAAAATATGTGAGTGAAATTTATCCTATGCTAACTTCAAGGGGAGCTGAAGCAAGAGATGATAAATATGTTCTCTTGACTATCAAATTTATTCCACTTTTAAGTAGTGATGTGAAATTAGGAAATTAGTTGAGAGCGGAGGAATTATGGGTGGTATAACACATTCTTTAATGCGTAAGGCTTTGTTTGAAAATCGTGATGATGCACTTCAGAAATTACTCAATAATATGCCACTTAGTTTTTTTGAAAATCAAGATTGTATTGTGGTTGGGATTTCTTTTAATGGAATCTTGTTAGCAAATTCTTTAGCACAAGCTATCAAAGCGCCTTTGGCATTTCTTTTTACTTCACCGATTCTTGCTCCTAATAATCTAGAATGTGAAATTGCTATGGCAACAGAAACTCACGATGTTGTTATTAGTGATGCGTTGGTGCGTTCTTTTGAGATTAGCTTGGATTATATTTATGGAGAAGTGAAGCGGCAATATGAAGATAAAATGCTTCCATTAATCTATCAATATCGCAAAGGGAATCCTCTTATTTCACTGAAAAATAAGCGTGTTTTGTTGGTAGATGATGGGGTTGATAGTGGTTTAACTGCCCTTTCTGCGATAAAATCTGTTACAACTTTACAAGCAAAAACAATTTATTTTGCCACACCAGTAGCACCCTATGAAGTTACTAAGGTAATGGAAGAAGTAACTGATGGATTATTTTGCCTATATAAAACAAAAACTTTTGTAGATATTGAGTATTACTATAAGGATTATCCGCCTGTTGAATCAAATGTGATAGAAGAAATTTTTTCAAAAATACAATCATAAGCCTAAGGAGTAAAGAATGGGACAAGTAACTTTATCGTTTTTAGAAAAAGAAGAAAAATATATTTTTAATAAGTTTGCAAAGCAATGCAGCGGTAGTGTTTATTTGCAAAGTGGTAATAATGTTGTATTAGCAACTATAGCCATTGACACACAAGAAGTTGTAGAAGAGGATTTTTTGCCCTTAACGGTTCAATACATTGAAAAAGCCTATGCAGCAGGAAAATTTCCTGGTGGTTATATCAAAAGAGAAGCTAAACCTGGAGATTTTGAAACTTTGAGTGCTAGAATTATAGATCGAAGTTTGAGACCCCTTTTCCCAAAAGATTATTGTTATCCTACGCAAATTACCCTTATGGTTTTGAGTGCAGATGAAGATGCTGATTTGCAGCTTTTAGCGTTAAATGCCGCAAGTGCAGCACTTTATGTGAGTGAGATTCCACTAAGTTTTCCTGTGAGCGCAGTAAGGATTGGGAGAATAGAGGGTGAGTTTGTGATAAATCCTAGTTTAAAAGCATTAGAAGAGAGCACCTTGGATTTATTTGTAAGCGGTGTTAAAGAAGATTTATTGATGATTGAAATGAGAAGTTTTGGGGGAGTTGCTATTCATCAAGAAAATACAGAGTTTAGTGCCAATGAATTGAGTGAAGAAGAGATGATCGAGGTTTTAGAGATTGCTAAAAAGGCGATTTCTCAAAGAAGCCAAGCATTTGAAGAATCTTTTAAAGATTGTGTAAAAACTCCATTAGTCCTAGAAAATAAAAGAAAAAATTTTGTTTCAAGCGAGATTGTAGAATACATTAAAGAATCACATTTAGAAGAACTAAAAGACATTATTCAAAGCCTCTCTAAGACAGAGCGAAATAGTCTTTTACACGCTTTTGCAAGAAAAATCCAAAAAGAATGGGAAGAAAAGAATCTAAAAGAGATAGAATCACTTGAAAAGTGTGTGTTAGAGAGTGTATTAAAAATCAAGCGAGAGATAATTAGGACAATGATTCTAGAAGAATCCAAAAGGGCTGATGGGAGAGAATTAAAAGAAGTGCGCCCAATTAGCATTGAGACGAATTTTTTACCTAATGCACATTCTAGTGCGCTTTTTACGCGTGGGCAAACACAGGCTTTGGTGGTGGCTACTTTGGGTGGAGAAATGGATGCACAAAGCTATGAATTACTCACTGATAAAGCACCACTAAAAGAGCGTTTTATGGTGCATTATAATTTTCCACCCTTTAGTGTTGGGGAGGCAAGTAGTATTTCTGCACCCGGTAGAAGAGAGCTAGGACACGGGAATCTTGCTAAAAGAGCCTTGGAAGCAAGTGTGATTAATGGAGATTTAAAAACAATTCGCCTTGTTTCTGAGATTTTAGAATCCAATGGTTCTTCATCTATGGCAACGGTTTGCGGTGGATCTTTGGCATTAGCTGCTGCTGGGATTAAATGCACGAGTTTAATTGCTGGAGTGGCAATGGGACTTGTGTGTGAGAATGATAAATATGCGATTTTAACTGATATTATGGGCTTAGAAGATCACGATGGTGATATGGACTTTAAGATTGCTGGTTCTAGGAGAGGAATTACAGCAATGCAAATGGATATTAAGCTAGGTGGGCTTAAGAGTGAAATTTTGCAAAAGGCGTTAATGCAAGCCAAAGAAGCACGGAATCATATTTTGGATTTAATGGAAGAGGCAAAAGAAAAAATCGTGCTTAATGAATCAGTTTTGCCAAGCTCACAAATTTTTTCAATTGAGCCTAGCAAAATTATTGATGTAATTGGACAAGCAGGGAGAACGATTAAGGAAATTATTGAAAAATTTAGTGTTGCAGTGGATTTGAATCGTGAAAATGGTGAAGTAAAAGTTAGCGGAAGCAATAAAGAAAAAGTGGAAGCGGCTAAAATGCACATTTTAAAAATCATCAAAAATCCTCAAGAGCTTTATAAGATTGGTGATATTTATCAAGGCAAAGTGAAAAAGATTGTAGAGTTTGGTGCATTTGTGGAGTTGCCAAAAGGCTATGATGGGCTATTGCATATTTCAAAGATCACCAATAATCGCGAACAAAAAGTTTCTGATGTCTTAAAAGAGGGCGATAATGTAGAAGTTGAAGTGTTATCGCTTAGCAAAAATAAAGTGGAGTTAAAACTATTGCAGATTCTAGCCTAAATTTTGCTTTTAGGCTTATTTTTTAAATAATATAGTCGCAATCCATCTTGATAAATTTGTTTAAAAATTGTTTAGCCCTTTGTGTTTTGGGTTTTGTAAAAAATTCTTCGGGAGTTGCATCTTCTAGAATCTCCCCATCAGCCATAAAGAGAATTCTATCTGCTATTTTTCTAGCAAAATTAAGCTCATGCGTTACTAGAATCATTGTTTTATTGTGGATCATTTTAATAACATTTAGGACTTCATCTACAAGTTCTGGGTCGAGTGCGGAAGTTGGCTCATCAAAAAGTATAACTTCAGGGTTAAAAGCCAAAGCCCTAGCTATGCCTATTCTTTGTTGTTGTCCCCCACTTAGCATACTAGGATAGCGATTAGCTTTATCTTTTAATCCAACCATTTCTAAATATTCATAAGCAATATTTTCTGCTTCTGCCTTGCTGTATCGATGCACTGTGATTAGGGATTGTGTTATATTTTGGAGTGCTGTTTTGTTGGCAAAAAGATTATAGTTTTGAAAAACCATTCCCGTATTTTTTCTGATTTTAATTAGGTCTTGCTTTTTAATTTTATGGGAGAAATCAATTTTGATATTATTTAAAATCATAGTTCCACTATCGGCACATTCAAGGAGATTAATGCACCTTAAAAGTGTGCTTTTTCCTGATCCGCTTGGTCCTAAAATAGCATAGGTTTTGTTTTTTTGGATATTTAAAGATATATCTTTTAAAACTAAATGATTATGAAAGCTTTTGGATAAATGTTTGATGTCAATCATGATTTCCCCATCATTTTTTTATAGGAGAGTAGTTTGGTTTCAAGTATAGCAAAGCTTTTTTCTAGAAAAATGCTAATTACCCAATAAATGAGTGCAGCTATAATATAAACCTCTAAAAATTTAGAACTTCTATCTGCCTCTAATGTTGCTATTCCCATTATTTCTGGAACTGAAGCAGCAAAAACTAGTGAGGTTTCTTTAATAAGTATAATAAAGAAATTTAAAATATTAGGTAAAGCTAGAAGCATACTTTGCGGTAAAATAATAATAAATAAAGCTTGAGTGGTGTTCATTCCTACACTATAAGCTGCTTCTAGCTGCCCTTTGTCTATGCTTAAAATAGAGCTTCTAAAAATTTCACTAAGGTATGCAGAGCAATATAAAGCATATACGAGATACATAAAGTAGATAGCATCAATACCGGAAATATCAATGTTTAAGCCATATTGATGATTAAAATACCTAAGCACCAAAGGTATGCCATAATAGGCTAAGAAAATCTGAACTAGAACAGGAATTCCTCTAAAAAAAGAAATGTATAAAGTAGCTAATTGAAATAGAATAGGAACTCTATAGATTCTTATTAAACTTAAAATTAATCCCAATATAGCTCCCAAGATAAAACCAACAATGGCAATAGCCAAGGAGATTGGAACTCCCTTTAATAAAGTAGGAAAGGCACTTAAGGCATATTCGAAGTCAAATAATTGCATTTTATTGACTTTGATCTACCCCAAAGTATTTCATAGAAAGATCGCGTAATTTGCCTGTTTCTTTTGCTTTTAATAAAGCCGCATCTATTTTTTGAATAAGATCATTTGATAGATTTTCTTTTCTAAAGACAAAATAAACTGGACTTTGAGAGATACGCTCATCAAGCACTTTTAAATTTAAATTTTGTTCTTTAATAATATCAGCAATAGAAGCAGGATCATTTAAATGAACATCTATTCTTTTATTGACTAAATCTTGCAATAATGGGATTAAGTCTTTATAATAGCGTATCTCTAAAATATTTCCATTTTGATTATTCCAATCTTCAAGGATTTTTGTATGTGCAGATCCTACAACACCACCAGCAATTTTTCCTTTCAAATCAGCAGTCGTGTTAATATCTGCATTATCAGCTCGAGTGACAAATTGCGAAGTGCTTACAAAGTAACTTTCTGCATTAAAGAGATATTTTTCTTCTCTTTCTTGTGTTTTAATGATTTGATTAGCAAGCATATCAAATCTAGCAGAATCTAAGCCCAAAAATAAAGCATTCCAAGGTGCATAATTGAAGCTAAAATTTAAAGATGGATCAATTTCTTGTAAGATTCTAACGACTTCAACATCATAGCCAGTTATTTTTCCATCTTTATCAACATAAGAAAAAGGCTTATAGGCACCCTCACTACCAACTTTTATGCTTTGTGTATTTTCTGTGTTAGAGCAAGCATTAAAAAGAAATGCAATTAATGCTATTAATAATAATTTTATTTTCATAGAATTCCTTTAAATTTTATTTAATGCAAAGTCTAGGGCTGATATTAAGTCTTCTTTCTCTTCTAACCCTACAGAGAATCTTAAGAGATTTTTAGTGATATTCATTTGCTTTTTGATATTTTCATCAACACTGCCATGGCTCATATAATAGGGACAACCAAAAAGACTTTCAACACCGCCTAAACTTTCTGCTAGAATAAATAAATCAAGATTTTGTGCAAAACGCTTCATACCCTCTTCATCTGTATCCAAATAAGCACTTACGACAGCCCCAAATAAACCATTCATTTGCTCTTTAGCTAAATTATGTTGAGGGTGAGAATCTAAGCCTGGATACAAAACTTTTTTAATTTTTTTATGTTTTTCTAGGAATCTAGCCACAGCAAAGGCATTTTCGCATTGCTTTTGGACACGCAATTTTAAAGTTTTAACACCCCTTGCATTAAGATAAGAATCAAAAGGACTTAAAATCATTCCTGTGCTATTTGAAACAAAACGAAGTTTTTCATAAAGTTTTTCATCATTAAGACAAATGGCACCAGCAATACTATCGCTATGCCCATTGATATATTTAGTTAAGCTATGCAAAACAACATCAGCACCAAGCTCCAATGGTTGTTGTAAAAATGGTGTTGCAAAGGTATTATCAACTATGCTTAAGATATTGTGCTCTTTTGCAAGATTGCAAATTGCTTTAATATCACATATTTGCAAAAGAGGATTTGTGGGCGATTCAAGCCAAATGGCTTTAGTGTTTGCATTAATAGCGTTTTTGATATTTTCTATTTTTGTCATATCTACATAAGTTACTTTAATGCCAAAATGATTAAACACAAAACTAAGTAATCTTCTAGTTCCGCCATAAATATCATCAAAGCAAATGACTTCATCGCCACTTTTAAGAAAACTAAGAATAGCTACACTTTCTGCAGCTTGACCACTAGCATAGGC
This portion of the Helicobacter canadensis MIT 98-5491 genome encodes:
- a CDS encoding phosphoribosyltransferase, with translation MGGITHSLMRKALFENRDDALQKLLNNMPLSFFENQDCIVVGISFNGILLANSLAQAIKAPLAFLFTSPILAPNNLECEIAMATETHDVVISDALVRSFEISLDYIYGEVKRQYEDKMLPLIYQYRKGNPLISLKNKRVLLVDDGVDSGLTALSAIKSVTTLQAKTIYFATPVAPYEVTKVMEEVTDGLFCLYKTKTFVDIEYYYKDYPPVESNVIEEIFSKIQS
- a CDS encoding polyribonucleotide nucleotidyltransferase yields the protein MGQVTLSFLEKEEKYIFNKFAKQCSGSVYLQSGNNVVLATIAIDTQEVVEEDFLPLTVQYIEKAYAAGKFPGGYIKREAKPGDFETLSARIIDRSLRPLFPKDYCYPTQITLMVLSADEDADLQLLALNAASAALYVSEIPLSFPVSAVRIGRIEGEFVINPSLKALEESTLDLFVSGVKEDLLMIEMRSFGGVAIHQENTEFSANELSEEEMIEVLEIAKKAISQRSQAFEESFKDCVKTPLVLENKRKNFVSSEIVEYIKESHLEELKDIIQSLSKTERNSLLHAFARKIQKEWEEKNLKEIESLEKCVLESVLKIKREIIRTMILEESKRADGRELKEVRPISIETNFLPNAHSSALFTRGQTQALVVATLGGEMDAQSYELLTDKAPLKERFMVHYNFPPFSVGEASSISAPGRRELGHGNLAKRALEASVINGDLKTIRLVSEILESNGSSSMATVCGGSLALAAAGIKCTSLIAGVAMGLVCENDKYAILTDIMGLEDHDGDMDFKIAGSRRGITAMQMDIKLGGLKSEILQKALMQAKEARNHILDLMEEAKEKIVLNESVLPSSQIFSIEPSKIIDVIGQAGRTIKEIIEKFSVAVDLNRENGEVKVSGSNKEKVEAAKMHILKIIKNPQELYKIGDIYQGKVKKIVEFGAFVELPKGYDGLLHISKITNNREQKVSDVLKEGDNVEVEVLSLSKNKVELKLLQILA
- a CDS encoding amino acid ABC transporter ATP-binding protein, which translates into the protein MIDIKHLSKSFHNHLVLKDISLNIQKNKTYAILGPSGSGKSTLLRCINLLECADSGTMILNNIKIDFSHKIKKQDLIKIRKNTGMVFQNYNLFANKTALQNITQSLITVHRYSKAEAENIAYEYLEMVGLKDKANRYPSMLSGGQQQRIGIARALAFNPEVILFDEPTSALDPELVDEVLNVIKMIHNKTMILVTHELNFARKIADRILFMADGEILEDATPEEFFTKPKTQRAKQFLNKFIKMDCDYII
- a CDS encoding amino acid ABC transporter permease, whose protein sequence is MQLFDFEYALSAFPTLLKGVPISLAIAIVGFILGAILGLILSLIRIYRVPILFQLATLYISFFRGIPVLVQIFLAYYGIPLVLRYFNHQYGLNIDISGIDAIYFMYLVYALYCSAYLSEIFRSSILSIDKGQLEAAYSVGMNTTQALFIIILPQSMLLALPNILNFFIILIKETSLVFAASVPEIMGIATLEADRSSKFLEVYIIAALIYWVISIFLEKSFAILETKLLSYKKMMGKS
- a CDS encoding transporter substrate-binding domain-containing protein, with amino-acid sequence MKIKLLLIALIAFLFNACSNTENTQSIKVGSEGAYKPFSYVDKDGKITGYDVEVVRILQEIDPSLNFSFNYAPWNALFLGLDSARFDMLANQIIKTQEREEKYLFNAESYFVSTSQFVTRADNADINTTADLKGKIAGGVVGSAHTKILEDWNNQNGNILEIRYYKDLIPLLQDLVNKRIDVHLNDPASIADIIKEQNLNLKVLDERISQSPVYFVFRKENLSNDLIQKIDAALLKAKETGKLRDLSMKYFGVDQSQ
- a CDS encoding trans-sulfuration enzyme family protein, which translates into the protein MNFNTKAITTAENPNLSGHTSSDVISPIHLSSTFAKPDYENNIKGFSYSRLTNPTREVLEKKVAALENAKHCIAYASGQAAESVAILSFLKSGDEVICFDDIYGGTRRLLSFVFNHFGIKVTYVDMTKIENIKNAINANTKAIWLESPTNPLLQICDIKAICNLAKEHNILSIVDNTFATPFLQQPLELGADVVLHSLTKYINGHSDSIAGAICLNDEKLYEKLRFVSNSTGMILSPFDSYLNARGVKTLKLRVQKQCENAFAVARFLEKHKKIKKVLYPGLDSHPQHNLAKEQMNGLFGAVVSAYLDTDEEGMKRFAQNLDLFILAESLGGVESLFGCPYYMSHGSVDENIKKQMNITKNLLRFSVGLEEKEDLISALDFALNKI